The Dasypus novemcinctus isolate mDasNov1 chromosome 12, mDasNov1.1.hap2, whole genome shotgun sequence genome includes a window with the following:
- the NABP2 gene encoding SOSS complex subunit B1, whose product MTTETFVKDIKPGLKNLNLIFIVLETGRVTKTKDGHEVRTCKVADKTGSINISVWDDVGNLIQPGDIIRLTKGYASVFKGCLTLYTGRGGDLQKIGEFCMVYSEVPNFSEPNPEYSAQQAPSKAVQLDSSPGAPQPPSGPPAAPPASESQNGNGLSTPPGPGGGPHPPHATPHPPSTRITRSQPNHTPAGPAGAPNNSVSNGKETRRSSKR is encoded by the exons ATGACGACTGAGACCTTCGTGAAGGATATCAAGCCAGGACTCAAGAATCTGAACCTCATTTTCATTGTGCTGGAGACAG GCAGAGTAACCAAGACAAAGGACGGGCATGAGGTTCGGACCTGCAAAGTGGCAGACAAAACAGGCAGCATCAATATCTCTGTCTGGGATGATGTGGGCAACCTGATCCAGCCTGGGGACATTATCAGACTGACCAAAGG GTACGCATCTGTGTTCAAAGGTTGTCTAACACTATACACTGGCCGTGGGGGAGATCTGCAGAAGATTGGAGA ATTCTGTATGGTTTATTCTGAAGTTCCTAACTTCAGTGAGCCAAACCCGGAGTACAGCGCCCAACAGGCACCCAGCAAGGCG GTGCAGCTCGACAGCAGCCCTGGAGCTCCCCAGCCTCCCTCTGGACCCCCTGCCGCTCCTCCAG CCTCTGAGAGCCAGAACGGGAATGGACTGAGCACCCCGCCAGGTCCTGGTGGTGGCCCGCACCCCCCTCAcgctaccccccacccccccagcaccCGCATCACTCGCAGCCAGCCCAACCACACACCTGCCGGCCCTGCTGGTGCCCCCAATAACTCTGTCAGTAACGGCAAAGAAACCCGGAGGAGCAGCAAGAGATAG
- the SLC39A5 gene encoding zinc transporter ZIP5, whose protein sequence is MGPPTCRVLAGLCVGVVLGWVGGSAPNLDPAEQEQNHYLTQLFGLYGENGTLTAGGLARLLHSLGLGRVQGLRLHHGPAAGRAAPPAGDNGTHRLQDPGLSVDVWAGLPLDPSGWGDLEEPKAPHPPQGPAPSGLDLFHRILLLDHSLADHLNEDCLNGSQLLINFGLSPAAPLTPRQFALLCPALLYQIDSRVCIQAPAPDPPGDLLSALVHSALAVLLLSLPAPLSLLLLRLLGPRLLRPLLGFLGALAVGTLCGDALLHLLPHARGGWHAGPSGHPEEDLGPGLSVLGGLFLLFVLENTLGLLRDRGPRCCRQNRRNLGTPNLDPEDGSGMALQPLPAVPEPGAQGQREQQNSLPSPAPAPSRLQGHSHGHHGGGGANITWMVLLGDGLHNLTDGLAIGAAFSDGFSSGLSTTLAVFCHELPHELGDFAMLLQAGMPFRRLLMLSLVSGALGLGGAALGVGLSLGPVPLTPWVFGVTAGVFLYVALVDMLPALLRPPEPLPSLHVLLQGLGLLLGGSLMLTIALLEEQLLPLVSDG, encoded by the exons ATGGGGCCCCCAACCTGCCGTGTGCTGGCTGGCCTGTGCGTGGGGGTGGTCTTGGGCTGGGTGGGGGGCTCAGCCCCCAACCTGGACCCTGCCGAGCAGGAACAGAACCACTACCTGACCCAGCTGTTTGGCCTGTATGGGGAGAATGGGACCCTGACAGCAGGGGGCCTGGCGCGGCTTCTCCACAGCCTGGGGCTAGGCCGGGTGCAGGGGCTTCGCCTGCACCACGGGCCTGCGGCTGGGCGGGCTGCCCCCCCAGCTGGAGACAACGGCACACACAG ACTACAGGACCCTGGACTGAGTGTGGATGTCTGGGCAGGGCTGCCTCTGGATCCATCTGGGTGGGGTGACCTGGAAGAGCCAAaggccccccacccaccccaaggGCCAGCACCCTCGGGCCTGGACCTCTTTCACAGGATTCTGCTGCTGGACCACTCGCTGGCTGACCATCTGAATGAGGAT TGTCTGAATGGCTCCCAGCTGCTGATCAATTTTGGCCTGAGCCCTGCTGCCCCTCTGACCCCACGTCAGTTTGCTCTGCTGTGCCCAGCCCTGCTTTATCAGATTGACAGCCGTGTCTGCATCCAGGCCCCAGCCCCTGACCCCCCAGGGGATCTACTATCTG ccctggttCACAGTGCCCTGGCAGTCCTGCTGCTCagcctccctgctcccctctccctgctgctGTTGCGGCTCCTGGGACCTCGCCTGCTGCGGCCCCTGCTGGGCTTCCTGGGTGCCCTGGCCGTGGGCACTCTCTGCGGAGATGCATTGCTACACCTGCTGCCACAT GCACGAGGAGGATGGCATGCAGGGCCTAGCGGGCACCCAGAGGAGGACCTGGGTCCGGGGCTGTCGGTGCTTGGAGGCCTCTTCTTGCTCTTTGTGCTGGAGAACACTCTAGGGCTGCTGCGGGACCGAGGGCCA AGATGCTGCAGGCAAAACAGAAGGAATCTCGGAACTCCAAACCTGGACCCAGAGGATGGCAGCGGGATGGCTCTTCAGCCCCTCCCAGCAGTTCCAG AGCCAGGGGCTCAGGGCCAGAGGGAGCAGCAAAACAGCCTCCCCTCACCAGCCCCGGCCCCCTCTAGACTCCAGGGCCACAGCCACGGGCACCACGGTGGAGGTGGCGCCAACATCACGTGGATGGTCCTCCTGGGAGATGGTCTGCACAACCTCACAGACGGGCTGGCCATAG GTGCTGCCTTCTCAGATGGCTTCTCCAGCGGCCTCAGCACTACCCTAGCAGTCTTCTGCCATGAGCTGCCCCACGAACTGG GTGACTTTGCAATGCTGCTCCAGGCAGGGATGCCCTTTCGGCGGCTGCTAATGCTGAGCCTGGTGTCTGGAGCCCTGGGACTGGGGGGTGcagccctgggggtggggctcagcTTGGGCCCTGTCCCCCTCACTCCCTGGGTGTTTGGGGTCACTGCAGGGGTCTTCCTCTATGTGGCCCTCGTGGATATG ctacCAGCCCTGCTTCGGCCTCCTGAGCCCCTACCCTCGCTCCACGTGCTGCTGCAGGGGCTGGGGCTCCTGCTGGGGGGCAGCCTCATGCTTACCATAGCCCTGCTGGAGGAGCAGCTGTTGCCACTGGTCTCTGATGGCTGA